The following are encoded in a window of Aromatoleum petrolei genomic DNA:
- a CDS encoding D-serine ammonia-lyase — MTALSSVPELLAQLQSREPLLWLNPRLGQPLPSSAPSTALIAAAEARLARFAPLMATLFPELASSNGHIESQLMPAAALQGALADRADGAWFIKRDDELPVAGSIKARGGFHEVLSLAESIALEHGLLDAADDPRVLASSAARALFSQYSVGVGSTGNLGLSIGVMAAALGFDAVVHMSADAKAWKKERLRKRGVRVVEHEGDYAEAVAAGRAQALAAPRSHFVDDERSAMLFFGYAAAARHLARQLAAADRVVDAAHPLFVYLPCGVGGAPGGITYGLKALFGEHVHCFFAEPVASPCMLVQLASGGDAPVSVYEIGLDNRTEADGLAVGQASELVSPLMASQLAGVFTVPDDQLYVHLLALKTSMGVEIEPSAAAGIGGPGWLGNSPAGQAYMREHGVNMSAVTHVIWATGGSLVPSEELRRFQARAETLMNTVRLI; from the coding sequence ATGACCGCACTCTCATCCGTTCCGGAACTATTGGCACAACTTCAGTCCCGCGAACCCTTGCTATGGCTGAATCCACGGCTTGGGCAGCCCCTGCCGTCCTCAGCTCCGTCGACGGCGCTGATCGCGGCGGCCGAGGCTCGCCTTGCGCGCTTCGCACCGCTCATGGCGACCCTGTTTCCCGAACTGGCGTCGAGCAACGGCCACATCGAATCGCAACTGATGCCGGCCGCTGCGCTTCAAGGCGCACTGGCCGACCGGGCCGATGGCGCGTGGTTCATCAAGCGCGACGACGAGCTGCCGGTCGCCGGCTCCATCAAGGCTCGCGGCGGCTTTCATGAAGTGCTGAGCCTTGCCGAATCCATCGCGCTTGAGCACGGCCTCCTCGATGCGGCAGATGATCCGCGAGTCCTGGCCTCGTCGGCGGCGCGCGCACTCTTCTCGCAATACTCGGTTGGCGTAGGCAGCACCGGCAACCTGGGCCTGAGCATTGGCGTGATGGCGGCTGCGCTCGGATTCGACGCCGTGGTGCACATGTCGGCGGACGCCAAGGCGTGGAAGAAGGAGCGCCTGCGCAAACGTGGCGTGCGCGTCGTCGAGCACGAGGGCGACTACGCCGAAGCCGTGGCGGCGGGGCGGGCGCAGGCGCTGGCGGCACCGCGCAGTCATTTCGTCGACGACGAACGTTCCGCCATGCTCTTTTTCGGGTATGCCGCGGCGGCACGTCATCTGGCGCGCCAACTCGCTGCAGCGGACCGCGTCGTGGACGCCGCACACCCGCTCTTCGTCTATCTCCCCTGCGGTGTCGGCGGCGCCCCCGGCGGCATCACCTACGGGCTCAAGGCGCTGTTCGGCGAACACGTGCACTGCTTCTTCGCCGAGCCCGTCGCCTCGCCCTGCATGCTGGTGCAACTCGCCTCGGGCGGAGACGCCCCCGTATCCGTCTACGAAATCGGCCTCGACAACCGCACCGAAGCGGACGGCCTCGCGGTCGGCCAGGCTTCGGAACTGGTCAGCCCCCTGATGGCGTCGCAACTCGCCGGGGTGTTCACCGTCCCCGACGATCAGCTCTACGTGCATCTGCTTGCGCTGAAGACCTCGATGGGCGTGGAGATCGAGCCCTCGGCCGCCGCCGGCATCGGCGGGCCGGGCTGGCTTGGCAATTCCCCCGCCGGGCAGGCGTACATGCGCGAACACGGAGTGAATATGTCTGCCGTGACGCATGTGATTTGGGCGACGGGCGGCTCACTCGTTCCATCCGAGGAGCTTCGTCGGTTTCAGGCGCGGGCCGAAACGCTGATGAACACTGTTCGACTAATCTGA
- the rsxC gene encoding electron transport complex subunit RsxC yields the protein MGILDRFLRAAHFSGGVHPDDHKRPAADAPLRVMPPPARVYVPLVQHIGSPARAVVAVGDLVKMGQRIGEPQGAVSAAIHASTSGRVVAIGDIVAPHPSGLPVRGITIESDCRDEWCELEACDDPFALDPAEIGRRVAQAGVVGLGGAAFPSAVKLSGGLGARVELLIINASECEPFLSCDDRLMRDRAAEAVDGIAIMLHATGAREARIGIEDNKPEAIAAMRAAVAGQARIRVEVIPTRYPMGSEKHLILVLTGREVPAEGRPSDIGVVVHNVGTAVAVRNAVRFGRPLVSRIVTLNGACVREPGNVEVPIGTLAGEVLAFCGGMRGDHDGPARLLLGGPMTGMQVPTLEVPVIKGTGGILVLDAAEVGEGDGGPCIRCGDCMRACPVGLLPLEIAARVRAGEVDKAAGFGLADCIACGCCAYVCPSRIPLVQYFHHAKGELAARARGTQRNETIRTLTRAKADRIERDEREKAEALARRTAASLAAASEASAAVEKAAAGTNEESGACA from the coding sequence ATGGGTATTCTCGATCGATTCCTGCGCGCGGCGCATTTCAGCGGTGGTGTGCATCCCGACGACCACAAGCGTCCGGCCGCGGACGCGCCGCTGCGGGTGATGCCGCCGCCGGCCCGCGTGTACGTGCCGCTGGTGCAGCACATCGGCAGCCCCGCGCGCGCCGTCGTCGCCGTCGGCGATCTCGTGAAAATGGGACAGCGTATCGGCGAGCCGCAGGGGGCCGTGTCGGCAGCGATCCATGCGTCGACGTCGGGGCGCGTGGTCGCGATCGGCGACATCGTCGCGCCGCATCCGTCCGGCTTGCCGGTGCGGGGGATCACGATCGAAAGCGATTGCCGCGACGAGTGGTGCGAACTGGAAGCCTGCGACGATCCGTTCGCGCTCGACCCGGCGGAGATCGGCCGGCGCGTGGCGCAGGCGGGCGTGGTCGGATTGGGCGGCGCCGCGTTTCCGTCGGCGGTGAAGCTCTCGGGCGGGCTCGGCGCGCGCGTCGAGCTGTTGATCATCAACGCGAGCGAGTGCGAGCCCTTCCTGTCCTGCGACGATCGCCTGATGCGCGACCGTGCCGCGGAGGCCGTCGATGGCATCGCGATCATGCTGCACGCGACGGGCGCGCGCGAGGCGCGGATCGGCATCGAGGACAACAAGCCGGAAGCGATCGCGGCGATGCGGGCGGCCGTGGCCGGGCAGGCGCGCATCCGCGTCGAGGTGATTCCGACGCGCTATCCGATGGGCTCGGAAAAGCATCTCATCCTCGTGCTGACCGGGCGCGAGGTGCCGGCCGAGGGGCGTCCGTCCGACATCGGCGTCGTCGTGCATAACGTCGGTACCGCGGTGGCGGTGCGGAACGCAGTCCGGTTCGGGCGTCCGCTGGTGTCGCGCATCGTCACGTTGAATGGCGCCTGCGTGCGCGAGCCGGGGAACGTCGAAGTACCCATCGGCACGCTCGCCGGAGAGGTGCTCGCCTTCTGCGGCGGCATGCGCGGCGACCACGATGGCCCTGCGCGCCTGCTGCTGGGCGGACCGATGACCGGCATGCAGGTGCCGACGCTCGAAGTCCCGGTGATCAAGGGCACGGGCGGAATCCTGGTGCTCGATGCTGCGGAGGTCGGGGAGGGCGACGGCGGTCCGTGCATCCGCTGCGGCGATTGCATGCGCGCCTGCCCGGTCGGCCTGCTGCCGCTGGAGATCGCCGCGCGGGTGCGTGCGGGCGAGGTCGACAAGGCCGCGGGCTTCGGCCTCGCGGACTGCATCGCCTGCGGATGCTGCGCCTATGTGTGTCCCTCGCGCATCCCGCTCGTGCAGTATTTCCACCATGCGAAGGGGGAACTCGCGGCGCGGGCGCGCGGCACGCAGCGCAATGAGACGATCCGCACCCTCACGCGGGCGAAGGCGGACCGGATCGAGCGCGACGAACGCGAGAAGGCCGAGGCGCTCGCCCGGCGCACGGCCGCATCCCTGGCGGCCGCATCCGAGGCGTCCGCGGCCGTGGAGAAGGCAGCCGCCGGCACGAACGAGGAATCCGGAGCCTGCGCATGA
- a CDS encoding YaiI/YqxD family protein, translating into MHIWVDADACPGVIKEILFRAAERTKRPLTLVANQYLRIPASPQVRMIQVPGGLDEADKYIAAHVQAGDLVITADIPLAAAIVEKDAHALSPRGELYGKENIRQLLDMRNFMDTLRSTGVDTGGPAAFSAGDRQAFANRLDRLLR; encoded by the coding sequence ATGCACATCTGGGTCGACGCCGACGCCTGCCCCGGCGTCATCAAGGAAATCCTCTTCCGCGCCGCGGAGCGCACCAAACGCCCGCTCACCCTGGTCGCCAACCAGTATCTGCGCATTCCAGCGTCGCCGCAGGTCCGGATGATCCAGGTCCCGGGCGGCCTGGACGAGGCCGACAAATACATCGCCGCGCACGTGCAGGCCGGGGACCTCGTCATCACCGCCGACATCCCGCTCGCCGCCGCAATCGTCGAAAAGGACGCTCACGCGCTGTCGCCGCGCGGCGAACTCTACGGCAAGGAAAACATCCGCCAACTGCTCGACATGCGCAACTTCATGGACACCTTGCGCAGCACCGGCGTGGACACCGGCGGTCCGGCGGCATTCAGCGCAGGGGACCGACAGGCGTTTGCGAACCGGCTGGATCGCCTGTTGAGGTAG
- the rsxA gene encoding electron transport complex subunit RsxA, translating into MNEYLLLLLSTALINNVVLVKFLGLCPTMGVSKSVDAALGMGLATTFVITLAAAASWMLEHWLLAPFDLGFLRILSFILVIAAAVQFTEMAIRKTSPALYESLGIYLPLITTNCAVLGVALLNVQQGYGFLKSVLFGFGSALGFTIVLLIFAGLRERLALATVPAAFSGAPAAFITISLLSLAFMGFSGLIPA; encoded by the coding sequence ATGAACGAATACCTGCTGCTTCTCCTGTCGACCGCACTCATCAACAACGTGGTGCTGGTGAAGTTCCTCGGCCTGTGTCCGACGATGGGGGTTTCGAAGAGCGTCGATGCCGCGCTCGGGATGGGGCTCGCGACGACTTTCGTGATCACGCTTGCCGCGGCCGCGAGCTGGATGCTCGAGCACTGGCTGCTGGCACCGTTCGATCTCGGCTTCCTGCGCATCCTCAGCTTCATCCTCGTCATCGCCGCCGCGGTGCAGTTCACCGAGATGGCAATCCGCAAGACGAGTCCGGCGCTGTACGAGAGCCTCGGTATCTACCTGCCACTGATCACGACGAACTGCGCGGTGCTGGGTGTCGCGCTGCTGAACGTGCAGCAGGGCTACGGCTTCCTCAAGAGCGTGCTGTTCGGCTTCGGCTCGGCGCTCGGTTTCACGATCGTGCTGCTCATCTTCGCCGGACTGCGCGAACGCCTCGCGCTCGCAACGGTGCCGGCTGCTTTCTCGGGGGCGCCGGCGGCCTTCATCACGATCAGCCTGTTGAGCCTCGCCTTCATGGGCTTTTCCGGACTCATCCCCGCCTGA
- the rsxG gene encoding electron transport complex subunit RsxG: MTAPETPRGIAAIRERLGYQPVLLAVAALLAGAALTWAHGATKAPIAAAEASDLRTTLAQVMPEGFADNDLLADVVEVDGARGPVRVHVARRAGAPVGAVFRMAERGYAGEVALLMAVDADGRVLGVRVLKHAETPGLGDKIDRAKSAWIDGFTGKSLAEPTPAQWAVKKDGGVFDAFAGATITPRAVVKAVRAGLEFFSAQRAEILGGRS; encoded by the coding sequence ATGACTGCTCCGGAGACACCGCGCGGTATCGCCGCGATCCGCGAGCGGCTCGGCTATCAGCCCGTCCTGCTCGCCGTGGCAGCCCTGCTGGCGGGTGCTGCGCTGACGTGGGCGCATGGCGCGACGAAGGCGCCCATTGCGGCCGCCGAAGCGAGCGACCTGCGTACCACGCTCGCGCAGGTCATGCCCGAGGGTTTCGCCGACAACGACCTGTTGGCGGACGTGGTCGAGGTCGACGGCGCGCGCGGGCCGGTGCGGGTGCACGTCGCCCGGCGCGCGGGCGCTCCGGTCGGCGCGGTCTTCCGCATGGCGGAGCGCGGCTACGCCGGCGAGGTGGCGCTGCTGATGGCCGTCGATGCGGACGGGCGCGTACTCGGCGTGCGCGTGCTGAAGCATGCCGAGACGCCGGGACTGGGCGACAAGATCGACCGCGCGAAGTCGGCGTGGATCGACGGTTTCACCGGCAAGTCGCTCGCCGAGCCGACGCCGGCGCAGTGGGCGGTGAAGAAGGACGGGGGCGTGTTCGACGCCTTCGCCGGCGCCACGATCACGCCGCGCGCGGTGGTGAAGGCGGTCCGCGCCGGGCTGGAATTCTTCTCGGCGCAGCGCGCCGAAATCCTGGGAGGTCGCTCATGA
- a CDS encoding alkaline phosphatase D family protein, translating to MVFGNLALRRLALPWLLLALNAAGSDAATLAGGPMAGPATATRVGVWLMTDAPAQVQLEYWPHGQPDAVRHSAPVTVSPERGHTARVELDGLQAATRYAYRVLLDGSPVELEELPAFTTAPANPAAPRDLLIATGSCSYVPDSPYEVTQNPFGGGFEIFDAVAAQQPDVMLWLGDSIYYRDDDFAPANEAAARMHRRWAATRGFAPLQRLLRTGQHVAIWDDHDYGPDNSNRDFALKATTLELFKDYWANPGYGLPGVPGIFARVPLGDVELFLLDDRFHRDDDAAADSARTMLGAAQLEWLKAALRDSRATFKLVANGSRMLSDRPSPKTLGGEGWHNFPQERPAFLDWLAAQRIDGVFFLSGDIHYTHLTERERPGTYPLTELTCSPLTSRVHPRPFPVREVPGTLITQRNFCTLEFSGPAGARLLRVAVWNAAGTRLWQKEFPAAQLRTP from the coding sequence ATGGTCTTCGGTAATCTCGCCCTTCGCCGTCTGGCGCTACCCTGGCTGCTGCTCGCGCTGAACGCGGCCGGTTCCGATGCGGCCACCCTGGCCGGCGGGCCGATGGCCGGACCGGCGACGGCCACGCGCGTCGGCGTGTGGCTGATGACCGACGCCCCTGCGCAGGTGCAGCTCGAATACTGGCCGCACGGTCAGCCCGACGCGGTGCGGCACAGCGCGCCGGTCACCGTGAGCCCGGAGCGCGGCCACACCGCGCGCGTCGAACTCGACGGCCTGCAGGCCGCCACCCGCTACGCCTACCGCGTGCTGCTCGACGGAAGCCCGGTCGAACTCGAAGAGTTGCCTGCGTTCACCACGGCGCCCGCGAATCCGGCCGCGCCGCGCGACTTGCTCATCGCCACGGGTTCGTGCAGCTACGTCCCCGACTCCCCTTACGAGGTCACGCAGAACCCCTTCGGCGGCGGCTTCGAGATCTTCGATGCCGTCGCCGCGCAGCAACCCGACGTGATGCTGTGGCTGGGCGACAGCATTTATTACCGCGACGACGACTTCGCGCCCGCAAACGAGGCCGCAGCACGCATGCACCGACGCTGGGCGGCCACCCGCGGCTTTGCGCCGCTGCAGCGGCTGCTGCGCACCGGTCAGCACGTCGCCATCTGGGACGACCACGACTACGGCCCGGACAATTCCAACCGCGACTTCGCGCTCAAGGCGACGACGCTTGAGCTGTTCAAGGACTACTGGGCGAACCCCGGCTACGGACTGCCCGGCGTCCCCGGCATCTTCGCCCGGGTGCCGCTCGGAGATGTCGAGCTGTTCCTGCTCGACGACCGCTTCCACCGCGACGACGATGCGGCCGCGGACTCGGCGCGGACGATGTTGGGCGCGGCGCAGCTCGAGTGGCTGAAGGCCGCGCTGCGCGATTCGCGCGCCACCTTCAAGCTGGTCGCCAATGGCAGCCGCATGCTCAGCGACCGCCCCTCACCGAAGACACTCGGAGGCGAGGGCTGGCACAATTTCCCGCAGGAGCGGCCGGCCTTCCTCGACTGGCTCGCTGCACAGCGCATTGACGGCGTTTTCTTCCTCTCGGGCGATATCCACTACACCCACCTGACCGAGCGCGAGCGTCCCGGCACCTACCCGCTGACCGAGCTGACCTGCTCGCCGCTGACCTCGCGCGTGCATCCCCGCCCGTTCCCGGTGCGGGAGGTTCCCGGGACGCTGATTACACAGCGCAATTTCTGCACGCTTGAGTTTTCCGGGCCGGCCGGCGCGCGCTTGCTGCGCGTCGCCGTATGGAATGCCGCGGGCACGCGCCTTTGGCAGAAGGAGTTTCCGGCCGCGCAGCTGCGCACCCCGTGA
- a CDS encoding zinc-dependent alcohol dehydrogenase family protein, which yields MRVFQVENAWSDDNLRIGERPEPTAGPGEVRLRMLASALNYRDLLVPRRGYGSRMQALPLIMLSDGVGRIDQVGSGVDAFHLGDRVCPLFYSTWPDGEPSAEHMARSLGCESDGTMAEYMVVPASTIAHVPAHLDDTEAATLPTAAVTAWRALVTEGRVKAGDTVLVQGTGGVSLFALQFAKLLGARVVCTSSSDEKLERVREMGADVTINYRSTPEWGRVARDAAGGGGVDHVIEVGGQGTLTQSLRAVRPGGAISLIGVLGGSVMDAPLGLVVTRHVRLQGITVGNREDFLAMSRAIAHSGMRPVVDRSFPFEELREAMQYLASGRHFGKICIRH from the coding sequence ATGAGAGTCTTTCAGGTCGAAAACGCGTGGTCCGACGACAACCTGCGCATCGGCGAGCGCCCCGAGCCCACTGCCGGCCCCGGCGAAGTCAGGCTCAGGATGCTCGCCTCCGCGCTCAATTATCGCGACCTGCTGGTGCCGCGGCGCGGCTACGGATCACGCATGCAGGCCCTGCCGCTGATCATGCTCAGCGATGGCGTAGGGCGGATCGACCAGGTCGGTAGTGGCGTTGATGCATTCCACCTCGGCGATCGTGTCTGCCCGCTGTTCTACTCGACCTGGCCCGACGGCGAGCCGAGCGCGGAGCACATGGCGCGCAGCCTCGGCTGCGAAAGCGACGGCACCATGGCCGAGTACATGGTCGTCCCGGCCTCGACGATCGCCCACGTCCCCGCGCACCTCGACGACACCGAGGCCGCCACCCTGCCCACGGCCGCCGTCACCGCGTGGCGCGCGCTCGTCACGGAAGGGCGGGTGAAGGCCGGCGACACGGTGCTGGTCCAGGGCACCGGCGGCGTCTCCCTGTTCGCGCTGCAGTTCGCCAAACTGCTCGGCGCGCGGGTCGTCTGCACCTCGTCCAGCGACGAGAAGCTCGAACGCGTCCGCGAAATGGGCGCCGACGTCACCATCAACTACCGCTCGACGCCCGAATGGGGCCGCGTCGCGCGCGACGCAGCGGGCGGCGGTGGCGTCGACCATGTGATCGAGGTCGGCGGGCAGGGCACGCTGACGCAATCCCTGCGCGCGGTGCGGCCGGGCGGCGCGATCAGCTTGATCGGCGTGCTGGGCGGTTCCGTCATGGACGCGCCGCTGGGGCTGGTCGTCACGCGCCACGTCCGCCTGCAGGGCATCACCGTCGGCAACCGCGAGGATTTCCTCGCGATGTCGCGCGCGATCGCACACAGCGGCATGCGCCCCGTCGTCGACCGCAGCTTCCCGTTCGAGGAGCTGCGCGAGGCCATGCAGTACCTGGCCAGCGGCCGCCATTTCGGCAAGATCTGCATTCGGCACTGA
- a CDS encoding RnfH family protein: protein MQIVVAYSEPGQQVSLKVELPEGSSVQAAIERSGVLGLFPHIDLTKQKVGVYARVVKLDAALKDGDRVEIYRPIICDPKAVPTRKSRNNAEASASEA from the coding sequence ATGCAGATCGTGGTCGCTTATTCCGAGCCGGGGCAGCAGGTATCGCTGAAGGTCGAGCTGCCCGAAGGCAGCAGCGTGCAGGCTGCCATCGAACGTTCGGGCGTTCTCGGGCTCTTCCCGCACATCGACCTGACGAAGCAGAAGGTCGGCGTCTACGCGCGCGTCGTCAAGCTCGACGCCGCCCTCAAGGACGGCGACCGGGTCGAGATCTACCGTCCGATCATCTGCGATCCGAAAGCCGTGCCAACGCGCAAGTCGCGCAACAACGCGGAAGCGTCGGCAAGCGAGGCCTGA
- a CDS encoding RnfABCDGE type electron transport complex subunit D yields MSGRELFMAAPAPHAHVGADVGRTMRRVQLALLPATLFGFWIFGWPAVNLFVITVGASLLTEVFCERLRGCESRLWDGSALLTGWLLALSLPPWAPAWIGALGGFIAIAIGKQVYGGLGQNLFNPAMVARVALLVSFPVVMTHWVAPLPLGSEGAPGFIEGLRITLGVVPVPDAVTSASLLGHAKTELSRGMDLAQALDAAGGTLSAWHGARPGSLGETGALLLLLGGLYLLVRGVIRWHIPVAVFAGLALPAAVAHAIDPSHYLPATTHLASGAVVLGAFFIATDYVTSPNTASGQLLYGLGIGLLTWIIRSWGGYPEGIAFAVLLFNALTPVIDRYCRPRIMGRTRRGAPIRATQGSAE; encoded by the coding sequence ATGAGCGGCCGCGAACTTTTCATGGCCGCGCCGGCTCCGCATGCGCATGTCGGGGCCGACGTCGGGCGCACGATGCGCCGCGTGCAACTCGCGCTGCTGCCCGCCACCCTGTTCGGGTTCTGGATTTTCGGCTGGCCGGCGGTGAATCTGTTCGTGATCACGGTCGGGGCTTCGCTGCTCACGGAAGTCTTCTGCGAGCGCCTGCGCGGCTGCGAGAGCCGGTTGTGGGACGGTTCGGCACTGCTCACCGGCTGGCTGCTCGCGCTCTCCCTGCCGCCGTGGGCGCCGGCCTGGATCGGCGCGCTCGGCGGCTTCATCGCCATCGCCATCGGCAAGCAGGTGTACGGCGGGCTCGGGCAGAATCTCTTCAATCCGGCGATGGTGGCGCGCGTGGCGCTGCTCGTGTCCTTTCCGGTGGTGATGACGCATTGGGTGGCGCCGCTGCCGCTGGGGTCGGAGGGCGCGCCGGGTTTCATAGAAGGGCTGCGCATCACGCTCGGGGTGGTGCCAGTGCCCGATGCGGTGACCTCGGCCTCGCTCCTCGGCCATGCCAAGACCGAGCTGTCGCGGGGCATGGATCTCGCGCAGGCGCTCGACGCGGCCGGCGGCACGCTTTCGGCATGGCACGGTGCCCGTCCGGGCAGCCTCGGCGAGACCGGTGCCTTGCTGCTGCTTCTGGGCGGACTCTACCTGCTGGTGCGCGGCGTGATCCGCTGGCACATCCCAGTCGCCGTATTCGCGGGACTCGCGCTGCCTGCCGCGGTGGCGCACGCGATCGATCCGAGCCACTACCTTCCCGCCACGACGCATCTCGCCTCAGGCGCCGTCGTGCTGGGCGCCTTCTTCATCGCGACCGACTACGTCACGTCGCCGAATACGGCCTCCGGGCAGCTGCTCTACGGACTGGGCATCGGTCTGCTGACCTGGATCATCCGCAGCTGGGGGGGCTATCCGGAAGGGATCGCCTTCGCGGTGCTGCTGTTCAATGCGCTGACGCCGGTCATCGACCGCTACTGCCGGCCGCGGATCATGGGGCGGACGCGGCGCGGTGCGCCGATCCGGGCCACGCAAGGGAGTGCCGAATGA
- a CDS encoding SoxR reducing system RseC family protein → MDQGFRSPACNGDRALRLVEAEARVVAIEGNVAWLQPEHRSGCGACASASLCGAATLARAAGGGRAGHLAARCVPVAADRLAVGDRIILGLRDDALARAALTAYALPLAVMLGAALVAETAGGGESMIALAMAGGLGVGLALARWAGARAAEGPRVLRHAGALSGNSGSREGAA, encoded by the coding sequence ATGGACCAAGGCTTTCGCTCTCCTGCATGCAACGGCGACCGTGCGCTTCGCCTCGTCGAAGCCGAGGCGCGGGTGGTCGCGATCGAGGGGAACGTCGCCTGGCTTCAGCCGGAGCACCGCAGCGGTTGCGGCGCGTGTGCATCGGCCTCGCTGTGCGGCGCTGCGACGCTTGCGCGCGCTGCGGGGGGCGGCAGGGCAGGGCACCTGGCGGCCCGCTGTGTTCCCGTTGCCGCCGACCGGCTTGCCGTGGGTGACCGGATCATCCTTGGTCTGCGCGACGATGCGCTCGCGCGCGCGGCGCTGACCGCGTATGCGCTACCGTTGGCAGTCATGTTGGGCGCGGCACTTGTGGCGGAAACGGCAGGGGGCGGCGAATCGATGATCGCCCTTGCGATGGCGGGCGGGCTGGGGGTCGGCCTTGCTCTGGCGCGGTGGGCGGGCGCGCGGGCGGCAGAGGGGCCGCGGGTGCTGCGCCACGCGGGCGCGCTTTCCGGTAATTCCGGCAGCCGGGAGGGCGCGGCATGA
- a CDS encoding electron transport complex subunit E produces the protein MSHARILREGLWGNNVVFSQMLALCPTMAVTTTGTNALAMGLATTAVLVVSNMLVSMIRNVVSTQVRIPVFVVLIATLVTIVDLALNAWAHELYKVLGLFIALIVVNCAILGRAEAFASKNGVAASAVDGLATGLGFTLALTVIGLIRELFGAGTLFAQASLLLGPSFAFLEMRVPAYEGALLMILPPGGFAVLGLLLAAKRVFEGRRRADAAASVSVATS, from the coding sequence ATGAGTCACGCACGCATCCTGCGCGAGGGGTTGTGGGGGAACAACGTCGTGTTCTCCCAGATGCTCGCGCTGTGCCCGACCATGGCGGTGACGACCACCGGCACCAATGCCCTCGCGATGGGGCTGGCGACGACCGCGGTGCTGGTGGTGTCGAACATGCTCGTTTCGATGATCCGCAACGTCGTCAGCACGCAGGTGCGCATCCCGGTCTTCGTCGTGCTGATCGCGACGCTGGTGACGATCGTCGATCTGGCGCTGAACGCGTGGGCGCACGAGTTGTACAAGGTGCTGGGACTCTTCATCGCGCTGATCGTCGTCAACTGCGCGATCCTCGGGCGCGCGGAGGCGTTCGCGAGCAAGAACGGCGTCGCTGCTTCGGCCGTCGATGGCCTGGCGACCGGGCTCGGCTTTACGCTGGCCCTGACGGTGATCGGCCTGATCCGCGAGCTGTTCGGCGCCGGGACGCTGTTCGCGCAGGCGAGCCTGCTGCTCGGGCCGAGCTTCGCGTTCCTCGAGATGCGTGTGCCGGCCTATGAGGGTGCCTTGCTGATGATCCTGCCGCCCGGCGGTTTCGCCGTGCTCGGCTTGCTGCTCGCGGCGAAGCGCGTGTTCGAGGGGCGGCGGCGTGCGGACGCGGCAGCGTCCGTGTCCGTGGCGACAAGCTGA
- a CDS encoding RnfABCDGE type electron transport complex subunit B gives MLAAVLSLTILGAVLGAVLGIANRFFHVEGNPLVEEIEALMPGSNCGQCGFPGCAGAAAAIAAGEASPACCPPGGRSLAVTIAQRLGVSVELGGADDPGPLVADIDESICIGCTRCIRACPTDAILGGPKQIHNVLRDACSGCAQCIDQCPTEAMVMQPVPVTLQQWFWPKPALQG, from the coding sequence ATGCTTGCCGCCGTCCTCAGTCTCACGATCCTCGGTGCGGTGCTTGGCGCCGTGCTCGGTATCGCCAACCGCTTCTTCCATGTGGAGGGCAATCCGCTCGTCGAGGAGATCGAGGCGCTGATGCCCGGCTCGAACTGCGGCCAGTGCGGCTTTCCCGGCTGTGCCGGTGCCGCTGCGGCGATCGCGGCGGGCGAGGCTTCGCCGGCCTGCTGCCCGCCCGGCGGGCGCTCGCTGGCGGTGACCATCGCGCAGCGCCTGGGCGTGAGCGTCGAGCTTGGCGGCGCGGACGATCCGGGGCCGCTGGTTGCGGACATCGACGAGTCGATCTGCATCGGGTGCACGCGCTGCATCCGCGCTTGCCCGACTGACGCGATCCTGGGCGGGCCCAAGCAGATCCACAACGTGCTGCGCGACGCCTGCAGCGGCTGCGCGCAATGCATCGACCAATGCCCGACCGAGGCGATGGTGATGCAGCCCGTGCCGGTCACGCTGCAGCAGTGGTTCTGGCCGAAACCGGCGTTGCAGGGCTGA